A portion of the Burkholderiales bacterium genome contains these proteins:
- the pstA gene encoding phosphate ABC transporter permease PstA, translated as MRDWIKSGDPWIWFSAGGMALALVLVLGVLWLTAVRGLGYFWPSPVVETTYVEKDGRKVRIIGEVKEEEEVAVKRLREAGFDIPGEAAFTTRLLFKLGNRDLTGTDFKWFPSPLLGEFAYPRDVLTVERHEWGNLYGHLRAVKEKGRVVAEGEAAWPELLSRADRALKLFREIFRIERYDIGDVNYTLERLRLRERRLQLDGQLTPAAKAAIEEARAEANARFSALQERLARLREEIARDSMMVEVADGSVVEVPLAKVAKVYRANALSLTGKIGFYFAKLKEFITDDPREANTEGGIFPAIFGTVMMVILMSILVMPLGVMAAVYMREYARQGPLIRIIRIAVNNLAGVPSIVYGVFGLGFFVYFVGGHIDEAFFPEALPAPTFGSPGILWSSLTLAILTLPVVIVATEEGLARVPETIRAGSLALGATKAETLWRIVLPMASPAMMTGLILAVARAAGETAPLMLVGVVKLAPNLPLDGHFPYFHLERQFMHLGFHIYDVGFQSPNVEAARPLVYATALLLVLVIIVLNLTAVSLRNRLREKYRSLESI; from the coding sequence GAGAGACTGGATCAAATCGGGCGATCCTTGGATATGGTTTTCCGCCGGCGGCATGGCCCTGGCGCTGGTGCTGGTGCTGGGGGTGCTTTGGCTCACGGCGGTGCGGGGCCTCGGCTATTTCTGGCCGTCGCCGGTGGTGGAGACCACTTACGTGGAGAAAGATGGGCGCAAGGTGCGCATCATCGGTGAGGTCAAGGAAGAGGAGGAGGTGGCGGTAAAACGCTTGCGCGAGGCCGGCTTCGACATTCCGGGGGAGGCCGCCTTTACCACCCGGTTGCTCTTCAAGCTGGGCAACCGTGATCTCACCGGCACGGATTTCAAGTGGTTCCCAAGCCCCCTCCTTGGCGAATTCGCCTACCCCCGGGACGTGCTCACCGTGGAACGCCACGAATGGGGCAATCTTTACGGCCACCTGCGTGCCGTCAAGGAAAAGGGGCGGGTGGTGGCGGAGGGTGAGGCAGCCTGGCCGGAGCTGTTAAGCCGCGCCGACCGCGCCCTCAAGCTGTTCCGGGAAATCTTCCGCATCGAGCGCTACGACATCGGGGATGTGAACTACACCCTGGAGCGGCTGCGTCTGCGGGAGCGGCGGCTTCAGCTCGATGGCCAGCTCACGCCCGCCGCCAAGGCGGCCATCGAGGAAGCGCGCGCCGAGGCCAACGCCCGCTTCTCCGCCCTGCAGGAGCGGCTGGCACGGCTGCGGGAGGAAATCGCCCGTGACAGCATGATGGTGGAGGTGGCCGACGGCAGCGTGGTGGAGGTGCCGCTGGCCAAGGTGGCCAAGGTTTACCGCGCCAACGCGCTGTCGCTTACGGGCAAGATCGGCTTCTATTTCGCCAAACTCAAGGAATTCATCACCGACGACCCGCGGGAGGCCAATACGGAGGGGGGGATTTTCCCCGCCATCTTCGGCACGGTGATGATGGTGATCCTGATGTCCATCCTGGTCATGCCTCTGGGGGTGATGGCGGCGGTGTACATGCGCGAATACGCAAGACAGGGCCCGTTGATCCGCATCATCCGCATTGCGGTGAACAATCTTGCCGGTGTGCCGTCCATCGTCTACGGCGTATTCGGCCTGGGGTTCTTCGTCTATTTTGTTGGCGGCCACATCGACGAAGCCTTCTTCCCCGAGGCGCTGCCGGCCCCCACCTTCGGCAGTCCGGGCATCCTCTGGTCTTCCCTCACCCTCGCCATCCTCACTTTGCCGGTGGTCATCGTCGCCACCGAGGAAGGCCTGGCGCGGGTGCCGGAGACCATTCGCGCCGGCAGCCTGGCGCTGGGGGCGACCAAGGCCGAAACCCTGTGGCGCATCGTCCTGCCCATGGCGAGCCCCGCCATGATGACCGGGCTCATCCTCGCCGTGGCGCGGGCGGCGGGGGAGACTGCTCCCCTCATGCTGGTGGGGGTGGTGAAGCTTGCCCCGAACCTGCCCCTCGACGGGCATTTCCCCTATTTCCATCTGGAGCGGCAATTCATGCATCTGGGCTTCCACATCTATGACGTGGGCTTCCAGAGCCCCAACGTGGAAGCGGCGCGGCCCCTGGTCTATGCCACCGCCCTGCTTTTGGTGCTGGTCATCATCGTCCTCAATCTCACGGCGGTCTCCCTGCGCAACCGGCTGCGGGAGAAATACCGGAGTCTGGAAAGCATATGA